In the genome of Mucisphaera calidilacus, one region contains:
- the hemC gene encoding hydroxymethylbilane synthase has product MRRSRKPIVIASRSSALARVQAERVGAALGRLHPSLRIEYLWIESQGDKMVDKPLHDVGGKGLFTRAVDNAVLEGNADLSVHSLKDLSATETQGLTIAAVPKRNDVRDTLVSAEGYASIDALPERVAVGTASPRRKAQLLRKRPDIEISILRGNVPTRLERVMEGRDGFGATIMAVAGLKRLGLTEHLRFPIDTDTMLPAACQGALALVCRSDDHVTLTRCLPLNHAVSAAEVHAERELLRHLHADCHHPIAVLAEQTVPDHFRFRAEVLSPDGAVSLSIDERATTKSLRRVVQKSAARLLERGADRLLGRDSFPLPNEASPAG; this is encoded by the coding sequence TTGCGTCGCAGCCGTAAGCCCATCGTGATCGCTTCCCGCAGCAGCGCTCTGGCCCGCGTTCAGGCCGAGCGCGTCGGTGCTGCGCTGGGCAGGCTGCATCCGTCGCTGCGCATCGAGTACCTGTGGATCGAGTCACAGGGCGACAAGATGGTCGACAAGCCGCTGCACGACGTCGGCGGCAAGGGGTTGTTCACGCGTGCCGTCGACAACGCGGTGCTCGAGGGCAACGCCGACCTCTCGGTGCACAGCCTCAAGGACCTGTCGGCGACCGAGACGCAGGGCTTGACGATCGCGGCGGTGCCCAAGCGAAACGATGTTCGCGACACGCTGGTATCGGCGGAGGGTTACGCGTCGATCGATGCGCTGCCCGAGCGGGTCGCAGTGGGGACGGCGAGCCCGCGCCGCAAGGCGCAGCTCCTGCGTAAGCGGCCGGACATCGAGATCAGCATCCTTCGCGGCAACGTGCCGACGCGGCTCGAGCGCGTGATGGAGGGCCGTGACGGTTTCGGCGCGACGATCATGGCGGTGGCGGGCCTGAAGCGGTTGGGCCTGACCGAGCACCTTCGCTTCCCGATCGACACGGACACGATGCTGCCCGCTGCATGTCAGGGCGCGCTGGCGTTGGTCTGCCGATCGGACGATCACGTGACGCTGACGCGCTGCCTGCCGTTGAATCACGCGGTGTCGGCGGCGGAGGTCCATGCCGAGCGCGAGCTGCTGCGTCACCTGCACGCCGACTGTCACCACCCGATCGCGGTGCTCGCCGAGCAGACGGTGCCCGACCACTTCCGGTTCCGCGCCGAGGTGCTCTCGCCCGACGGCGCCGTGAGCCTGAGCATCGACGAGCGTGCGACGACCAAGTCACTTCGGCGCGTGGTGCAGAAGTCGGCGGCCCGCCTGCTGGAGCGGGGTGCGGACCGTCTGCTGGGCCGGGATTCGTTCCCGCTGCCCAACGAGGCCTCCCCGGCCGGGTGA
- a CDS encoding RNHCP domain-containing protein, protein MSSRRKPRQRDGFVCIHCRMPIDGCASGTKHRNHCPLCLWSRHVDERVGDRRSACRAPMEPIGIDVRSDGEWALIHRCTGCGVIRTNRIAGDDQELALLQLALRPLARPPFPLDHLPLLRGADRASRW, encoded by the coding sequence ATGTCATCACGAAGGAAGCCCCGTCAGCGTGACGGGTTTGTCTGTATTCATTGCCGGATGCCGATTGACGGCTGCGCTTCGGGCACGAAACACCGCAATCACTGCCCGCTGTGCCTCTGGTCGCGTCACGTCGACGAGCGCGTGGGCGATCGTCGGTCGGCGTGTCGTGCGCCGATGGAGCCCATCGGTATCGACGTGCGCAGCGACGGGGAGTGGGCACTGATCCATCGGTGCACGGGATGCGGGGTGATCCGCACCAACCGAATCGCGGGAGACGACCAGGAGCTTGCGCTGCTGCAACTGGCTCTGCGTCCGCTGGCGCGTCCGCCATTCCCGCTGGACCACCTGCCGCTGCTGCGCGGTGCGGATCGTGCTTCGCGGTGGTGA
- the tpiA gene encoding triose-phosphate isomerase gives MSTRTPTIGGNWKMNLHKAEAIELAAALAAKADDFAGVEVTVFPAFPYLIPVADALAPAGGKIKLGAQDAYITPNGAFTGEVSLSMIQDAGASVLLVGHSERRHVIGETDILVNDKVLAGLEAGLDVVLAIGETLEQRESGKTDAINTGQLGYGLAGVTAEQMKRITIAYEPVWAIGTGKTATPEDAQKAHSVIRQAVAFLYDQGIADAVRIQYGGSMKPGNAGDLLAQTDIDGGLIGGAALKPDDFAGIIAAAK, from the coding sequence GTGTCCACACGCACGCCCACCATCGGCGGTAACTGGAAGATGAACCTGCACAAGGCGGAGGCGATCGAACTGGCCGCGGCGCTGGCGGCCAAGGCCGACGACTTCGCGGGCGTCGAGGTGACCGTCTTCCCGGCGTTTCCCTACCTGATCCCGGTGGCCGATGCCCTCGCCCCGGCCGGCGGCAAGATCAAGCTCGGTGCCCAGGATGCCTATATCACCCCGAACGGTGCCTTTACGGGCGAGGTGAGCCTCTCGATGATCCAGGACGCGGGTGCCTCGGTGCTGCTCGTGGGTCACTCGGAGCGTCGCCACGTGATCGGCGAAACGGACATCCTCGTGAACGACAAGGTTCTGGCTGGCCTCGAAGCGGGTCTCGACGTCGTGCTGGCGATCGGCGAGACGCTCGAGCAACGCGAGTCGGGCAAGACCGACGCGATCAACACGGGTCAGCTCGGCTACGGCCTCGCGGGCGTGACGGCGGAGCAGATGAAGCGCATCACGATCGCTTACGAGCCGGTCTGGGCGATCGGCACCGGCAAGACGGCGACGCCTGAGGACGCCCAGAAGGCCCACAGCGTCATCCGGCAGGCCGTCGCGTTCCTCTACGACCAGGGCATCGCGGACGCGGTACGCATCCAGTACGGCGGGTCCATGAAGCCCGGCAATGCGGGCGACCTGCTTGCCCAGACTGACATCGATGGCGGCCTGATCGGCGGCGCAGCGCTCAAGCCGGACGACTTCGCCGGCATCATCGCCGCTGCGAAGTAA
- the dnaE gene encoding DNA polymerase III subunit alpha gives MADGPDFNDPNGFVHLHLHSQYSLLDGGNRLDRLVKRVRELGMPAVAVTDHGNLFGAIDFYTRAKNEGIKPILGIEAYVAPDVDGPSDRTSRAFTGVSDGGFHLVLLAEDMTGWRNLLKLSSDAFINGFYFKPRMDKGTVEAHASGLIAINGHLGSSIAHWLVKHVQSGEKTYFNRAMEEAAWHKEVFGVNEAGEPRFYLELQRHEEKLQDEINPHVIKIARKLDIPLVCDNDAHFLLESDYDAHDTLCCISMGKIKTDESRLHYPRGLYVKSPAQMRGLFEDVPEALDNTLKIAERCNVALDFDANHAPVVRIDFKKDKALKGKSAPPVGSSDWFKRFCAQYELLPFDATRDAALSAEDLKTECDKALRDLCEAGLLWRYGEGGITDEIRARLERELKILSDKLISAYFLIVWDFVNYARANGIPSNARGSGVGTMVGYVLGLSNACPVQYGLLFERFTDPDRSEYPDIDIDMCQDGRQAVIDYVRQKYGHVAQIITFGTLKARAAIRDVGRVLNMPLSEVDKVCKLVGDGLGTTLDKALDQEPDLRKLYDDSPEHQKMYDTARRLEGMARHAGVHAAGVVLATRPLDDIVPLYQPAGTEQVVTQWDGPTCERVGLLKMDFLGLRTLSILERAKLLVRSCFSEERIRQAAARPDRPEQLEDPAWDPLDLERLSYDDPRVLSLFARGETAAVFQFESGGMRNLLMAMKPDRLEDLIAANALYRPGPMELIPNYNNRKHGREEVPEQHEIVRKFTAETHGIMVYQEQVMQIVHELGGIPLRQAYTLIKAISKKKEKVINANRASFLDGAEEKGLARAKAEELFDLILKFAGYGFNKSHSTGYAIVAYQTAYLKTFFPIQYMAAVLTYESVSTDKVVEYIDTCRRLSLPDGTRGVEVKQPDIQRSEVGFTVVYDDDEPGPDERGGHHGHIRFGLSAVKGVGEKAINAIIEAREKEGPFRGLHDFCERVPLDAVNKTCIEALIKCGAFDELHGQDRRAAMLEALPDAVQAGKRAAADRASGQMNFFGGVTEAEQENAPPTQLPRVEAWSRRETLAFEKEVLGFFVSSHPLDEHRGAIARFGTASVRDIADVAEGVDIVMGGMITRVRQTVTRAKQEKMAMLTIEDHTGPIDAVCFPRTYDVVAPLLEPDEVVYIVGKVDRRREEPNIVVDKVIPADQAQAQLTRAVRIELEPDTTVGNGHAGAYKTMLSELREVLRQASRRANGATAEVQLRIRERASDVSFRLQGLRVAIDDHLTDAIGSVIGRCPCTEGRCVLVGAGRLRPMEDQRYDASQDEGEKLAMSSSVQGEEHCASIDRY, from the coding sequence ATGGCAGACGGTCCTGATTTCAACGATCCCAACGGGTTTGTCCACCTTCACCTGCACAGCCAGTACTCGCTGCTGGACGGCGGCAACCGTCTCGACCGGCTCGTGAAGCGGGTCCGGGAACTGGGGATGCCGGCGGTGGCGGTGACCGACCACGGCAACCTGTTTGGCGCGATCGATTTCTACACACGCGCCAAGAACGAGGGGATCAAGCCGATCCTGGGGATCGAGGCGTACGTGGCGCCGGACGTGGACGGGCCGAGCGACCGGACGTCGCGCGCCTTTACGGGTGTGTCGGACGGCGGGTTCCACCTCGTGCTGCTAGCCGAGGACATGACCGGCTGGCGGAACCTGCTCAAGCTGTCGTCGGACGCGTTCATCAACGGCTTTTACTTCAAGCCGAGGATGGACAAGGGGACGGTGGAGGCGCACGCGTCGGGCCTGATCGCGATCAACGGGCACCTGGGCTCGTCGATCGCGCACTGGCTGGTGAAGCACGTGCAGTCGGGCGAGAAGACGTACTTCAACCGGGCGATGGAGGAGGCGGCGTGGCACAAGGAGGTATTCGGGGTCAACGAGGCGGGCGAGCCGCGTTTCTACCTCGAGCTTCAGCGTCACGAGGAGAAGCTCCAGGACGAGATCAACCCGCACGTGATCAAGATCGCGCGCAAGCTGGATATCCCGCTGGTCTGCGACAACGATGCGCACTTCCTGCTGGAATCGGATTACGACGCGCACGACACGCTCTGCTGCATCTCGATGGGCAAGATCAAGACGGACGAGAGCCGCCTGCACTACCCGCGCGGGCTGTATGTCAAGTCGCCGGCGCAGATGCGCGGGCTGTTCGAGGACGTGCCCGAGGCGCTGGACAACACGCTCAAGATCGCGGAGCGGTGCAACGTCGCGTTGGACTTCGACGCGAACCACGCCCCGGTGGTGCGGATCGACTTCAAGAAGGACAAGGCCCTCAAGGGCAAGTCGGCGCCACCCGTGGGCTCGAGCGACTGGTTCAAGCGGTTCTGTGCGCAGTACGAGTTGCTGCCTTTCGATGCGACACGTGACGCGGCGCTGAGCGCGGAGGACCTCAAGACCGAGTGCGACAAGGCGCTGCGCGACCTGTGCGAGGCGGGCCTGCTCTGGCGATACGGCGAGGGCGGGATCACCGACGAGATCCGGGCGCGGCTCGAGCGTGAGCTGAAGATCCTGTCGGACAAACTCATCTCGGCCTACTTCCTGATCGTGTGGGATTTTGTGAACTACGCGCGGGCCAACGGCATCCCGTCGAACGCCCGTGGCTCGGGCGTCGGGACGATGGTCGGTTACGTGCTCGGCCTGTCGAACGCGTGCCCGGTGCAGTACGGGCTGCTGTTCGAGCGGTTCACCGATCCGGACCGGTCGGAGTACCCCGATATCGATATCGACATGTGCCAGGACGGGCGTCAGGCGGTGATCGATTACGTCCGGCAGAAGTACGGGCACGTGGCGCAGATCATCACGTTCGGGACGCTCAAGGCGCGGGCGGCGATCCGGGACGTGGGGCGTGTGCTCAACATGCCGTTGTCCGAGGTCGACAAGGTCTGCAAGCTGGTGGGCGACGGGCTCGGGACGACACTCGACAAGGCGCTGGACCAGGAGCCGGACCTGCGCAAGCTGTACGACGACTCGCCCGAGCACCAGAAGATGTACGACACGGCGCGTCGGCTGGAGGGGATGGCCCGTCACGCCGGCGTGCACGCGGCGGGCGTGGTGCTGGCGACCCGGCCGCTGGACGACATCGTGCCGCTGTATCAGCCGGCGGGCACCGAGCAAGTCGTGACGCAGTGGGACGGGCCGACGTGCGAGCGTGTCGGTCTGCTCAAGATGGACTTTCTGGGGCTGCGGACGCTCTCGATTCTGGAGCGTGCCAAGCTGCTGGTTCGTTCGTGCTTCAGCGAGGAGCGGATCCGTCAGGCGGCGGCGCGGCCCGACCGGCCCGAGCAGCTGGAAGACCCGGCGTGGGACCCGCTGGACCTCGAGCGACTGAGTTACGACGACCCGCGGGTGCTGAGCCTCTTTGCGCGGGGCGAGACGGCGGCGGTGTTCCAGTTCGAGTCGGGGGGCATGCGCAACCTGCTGATGGCGATGAAGCCGGACCGGCTGGAGGACCTGATCGCGGCGAACGCGTTGTACCGGCCCGGCCCGATGGAGCTGATCCCGAACTACAACAACCGCAAGCACGGCCGGGAGGAGGTCCCCGAGCAGCACGAGATCGTGCGGAAGTTCACGGCGGAGACGCACGGGATCATGGTGTACCAGGAGCAGGTGATGCAGATCGTCCACGAGCTGGGCGGCATCCCGTTGCGACAGGCGTACACGCTCATCAAGGCGATCTCGAAGAAAAAAGAGAAGGTGATCAACGCCAACCGCGCTTCGTTCCTCGACGGCGCGGAGGAGAAGGGCCTGGCGCGGGCGAAGGCGGAAGAGCTTTTCGACCTGATCCTCAAGTTCGCGGGCTACGGCTTCAACAAGTCGCACTCGACGGGCTACGCGATCGTCGCCTACCAGACGGCGTACCTCAAGACCTTCTTCCCGATCCAGTACATGGCGGCCGTGCTGACCTACGAGTCGGTGAGCACGGACAAGGTCGTCGAGTACATCGACACCTGCCGGCGTCTGTCGCTGCCCGACGGGACGCGAGGCGTCGAGGTCAAGCAGCCGGACATCCAGCGCTCGGAGGTCGGCTTCACGGTTGTCTACGACGACGACGAACCGGGGCCCGACGAGCGTGGCGGGCATCACGGGCACATCCGCTTCGGGCTGTCGGCGGTCAAGGGCGTGGGCGAGAAGGCGATCAACGCGATCATCGAGGCGCGCGAGAAGGAGGGGCCGTTCCGCGGCCTACACGACTTCTGCGAGCGTGTGCCGCTGGACGCGGTGAACAAGACGTGCATCGAGGCGCTGATCAAGTGCGGCGCGTTCGACGAGCTGCACGGCCAGGATCGCCGCGCGGCGATGCTCGAGGCGCTGCCCGACGCGGTGCAGGCGGGCAAGCGAGCCGCCGCGGACCGGGCGTCGGGCCAGATGAACTTCTTCGGGGGTGTCACAGAAGCGGAGCAGGAGAACGCGCCCCCGACGCAGCTGCCTCGGGTCGAGGCGTGGAGCCGACGCGAGACGCTCGCCTTCGAGAAGGAGGTGCTGGGGTTCTTCGTGTCGAGTCACCCGCTCGACGAGCACCGCGGAGCGATCGCTCGGTTCGGGACGGCGTCGGTGCGTGACATCGCAGACGTCGCGGAGGGCGTGGACATCGTGATGGGCGGGATGATCACGCGTGTCCGGCAGACGGTGACGCGGGCGAAGCAGGAGAAGATGGCGATGCTGACGATCGAGGACCACACCGGCCCGATCGACGCGGTCTGTTTCCCGCGGACCTACGACGTGGTCGCGCCGCTGCTCGAGCCGGACGAGGTGGTCTACATCGTGGGCAAGGTGGATCGTCGACGCGAGGAGCCGAACATCGTCGTGGACAAGGTGATCCCGGCGGATCAGGCTCAGGCGCAGCTCACGCGCGCGGTTCGCATCGAGCTGGAGCCGGACACGACGGTGGGCAACGGCCACGCCGGTGCCTACAAGACGATGCTCTCGGAGCTGCGCGAGGTGCTGCGGCAGGCGTCACGCCGTGCCAACGGCGCGACGGCGGAAGTCCAGCTGCGGATCCGCGAGCGCGCCTCCGACGTCTCGTTCCGGCTGCAGGGGCTGCGCGTCGCGATCGATGATCACCTGACCGACGCGATCGGCAGCGTGATCGGGCGTTGCCCGTGCACGGAGGGTCGATGCGTACTGGTGGGTGCGGGGCGGCTGCGGCCGATGGAGGATCAGCGCTACGACGCGTCGCAGGACGAGGGCGAGAAACTGGCGATGAGCTCGTCGGTTCAGGGCGAAGAGCACTGCGCCTCGATCGATCGTTACTGA
- a CDS encoding ATP-binding protein gives MRRTCWLLLALLLVLPACRGAGRASSQSVETEYHGQLVKLAHEAMERGDADRAADLYLRRLEEARRVDDPEALVTVAAWAARAMMAAGRAREVAPILSEAELAADRLGVVRADLSLLRGASELREGEADLAIVCVEPILRGDIAASRDQQLDALLIAGHAEMDRGESGNAQLAWIDARGLAQELDEASAWARTLRLEARLARVSRDVARAAATSDQEAGYWRSAHRYLAMAHALHRAAQAYAEAGDLELASDRALRAGLSFKAQERFGEAHEALHLALAASGEGGDATRRELAERALEDARLRALDDQSGSAE, from the coding sequence ATGCGCAGGACGTGCTGGTTGTTATTGGCTCTGCTGCTGGTGTTGCCCGCCTGCCGGGGTGCGGGGCGTGCGTCGTCGCAGAGCGTCGAGACGGAGTACCACGGTCAGCTGGTGAAGCTCGCGCACGAGGCGATGGAGCGAGGCGACGCGGACCGGGCTGCGGACCTCTACCTGCGTCGGCTCGAAGAGGCGCGTCGCGTGGACGATCCGGAGGCGTTGGTCACCGTCGCGGCGTGGGCGGCCCGGGCGATGATGGCGGCGGGGCGCGCGCGCGAGGTCGCGCCGATCCTGAGTGAGGCGGAGCTGGCGGCCGATCGGCTGGGTGTGGTTCGTGCGGACCTGTCGCTGCTGCGTGGGGCGTCGGAGCTCCGCGAGGGCGAGGCGGATCTGGCGATTGTGTGTGTGGAGCCGATCCTGCGTGGCGATATCGCGGCGAGTCGGGATCAGCAGCTGGACGCGTTGCTGATCGCGGGGCACGCCGAGATGGATCGTGGCGAGTCGGGCAACGCGCAACTGGCCTGGATCGATGCGCGGGGGCTCGCTCAGGAGTTGGACGAGGCGTCGGCGTGGGCGCGGACGCTGCGGCTGGAGGCGCGACTGGCACGAGTATCGCGTGACGTGGCGCGGGCGGCGGCGACCTCGGATCAGGAGGCCGGCTACTGGCGTTCGGCGCATCGCTACCTGGCGATGGCGCACGCGTTGCACCGAGCGGCGCAGGCCTATGCCGAGGCCGGCGATCTGGAGCTTGCGTCGGATCGGGCGTTGCGGGCGGGCCTGAGTTTCAAGGCGCAGGAGCGTTTCGGGGAGGCGCACGAGGCGTTGCACCTGGCGCTGGCCGCGTCGGGCGAGGGGGGCGACGCCACCCGCCGGGAACTGGCCGAGCGTGCGTTGGAGGATGCGCGGCTGCGGGCGCTGGATGATCAGTCGGGCAGCGCGGAGTAG
- a CDS encoding MlaD family protein — protein sequence MSRPLVQRYAGPVAGLFVVSVLILLLVLVLAASSRGNWFARTVPVTVTLPEEGAFGLRPGADIQILGIVAGNVTEITLVGDRLVAQGRIRGDLATLLRVDVPVYLRRTLLVSGDTYLEIVRSEGTPFAEGETMVLRAQTDPSLESLPGELRETLASFTRTARAYEGLLERIEDPEGRVQQILANTESVTREMERVVVAFREQDAIGMIADMRERVDRIIASLDNLVGVATEGVETATATVRTVEEQLTYLPELAEASAETIRLVQGNLTQLREIIESLERVTETLSDELRDSPGVLMQVRSTLKELESLSRALRRSWLVTGPELGREPSDGPDEPVGGVDLIGNR from the coding sequence ATGAGTCGACCGCTGGTGCAACGATACGCGGGGCCGGTCGCCGGCCTGTTCGTGGTGAGTGTTCTGATCCTGCTGCTGGTGCTGGTGCTGGCGGCGAGCAGCCGTGGCAACTGGTTTGCGCGCACGGTTCCGGTGACGGTGACGCTGCCGGAGGAGGGCGCATTTGGCCTGCGGCCGGGCGCGGACATCCAGATCCTCGGCATCGTCGCGGGCAACGTGACCGAGATCACGCTCGTGGGCGACCGCCTGGTGGCACAGGGACGGATCCGCGGGGATCTGGCGACGCTGCTGCGTGTGGATGTCCCGGTTTACCTGCGTCGCACGCTGCTGGTGTCGGGCGACACGTACCTGGAGATCGTGCGGAGCGAGGGGACGCCTTTTGCGGAGGGCGAGACGATGGTGCTGCGGGCGCAGACGGACCCGAGTCTCGAGTCGTTGCCCGGCGAGCTGCGCGAGACGCTGGCGTCGTTCACGCGTACCGCGCGGGCTTACGAGGGGTTGCTCGAACGCATCGAGGATCCGGAGGGGCGTGTGCAGCAGATCCTGGCGAACACCGAGTCGGTGACGCGTGAGATGGAGCGTGTGGTGGTGGCTTTTCGTGAGCAGGACGCGATCGGCATGATCGCGGACATGCGCGAACGTGTGGACCGGATCATCGCGTCGCTGGACAACCTCGTGGGTGTGGCGACGGAGGGTGTGGAGACGGCGACGGCGACGGTGCGCACGGTCGAGGAGCAGCTGACCTACCTGCCGGAGCTGGCGGAGGCGTCGGCGGAGACGATCAGGCTGGTGCAGGGAAACCTGACGCAGCTGCGTGAGATCATCGAGTCGCTCGAGCGTGTGACCGAGACGCTGAGCGACGAGCTGCGTGACTCGCCTGGCGTGCTGATGCAGGTCCGTTCGACGCTCAAGGAGCTCGAGTCGTTGAGCCGGGCGTTGCGTCGGAGCTGGCTGGTGACGGGACCGGAGCTGGGGCGGGAGCCGTCGGACGGTCCGGATGAGCCGGTGGGTGGCGTTGATCTGATTGGGAATCGCTGA
- a CDS encoding NAD(P)-dependent oxidoreductase: MPTPTALISEHLSQDPADWLAERCGVVRHAHDQPGFRDELARAEALIVRTYTIVNDDLLDAAPRLRVVGRAGVGLDNIDLDACKRRGIEVVYTPDANSQAVVEYVLGLMLDAVRPRADLPAIADDGMYHTMRKQHVGRQLDQMTLGILGLGRIGKRLGKAAHALGMNLRVCDLLPEADLRRDVDYPFAFVPLEQLLADADVITMHVDGRPENRHLLDEQTLGHLCDDALLINAARGMLIDQQALADWAKAHPHARVILDVLDPEPPAPDEPLRTLPNVRILPHLASRTDTAMDNMSWVVHDVWAVLEGREPTYSALPD; this comes from the coding sequence ATGCCCACCCCCACTGCGCTCATCAGCGAGCACCTGAGTCAGGATCCCGCCGACTGGCTCGCCGAGCGCTGCGGCGTCGTCCGCCACGCCCACGATCAGCCCGGATTCCGCGACGAACTCGCCCGCGCCGAAGCGCTCATCGTGCGCACCTACACGATCGTCAACGATGACCTGCTCGACGCGGCGCCGCGCCTGCGCGTCGTCGGCCGCGCGGGCGTCGGACTCGACAACATCGACCTTGACGCCTGCAAGCGACGCGGCATCGAGGTCGTCTACACCCCCGACGCCAACAGCCAGGCCGTCGTCGAGTACGTCCTCGGCCTCATGCTCGACGCCGTCCGGCCCCGCGCCGACCTGCCCGCCATCGCCGACGACGGCATGTACCACACCATGCGCAAGCAGCACGTCGGCCGACAGCTCGACCAGATGACACTCGGCATCCTCGGGCTCGGCCGCATCGGCAAACGACTGGGCAAGGCCGCCCACGCCCTGGGCATGAACCTCCGCGTCTGCGACCTGCTCCCCGAGGCCGACCTCCGCCGCGACGTCGACTACCCCTTTGCCTTCGTCCCCCTCGAGCAACTCCTCGCCGACGCCGACGTCATCACCATGCACGTCGACGGACGACCCGAGAACCGCCACCTGCTCGACGAGCAGACCCTCGGCCACCTCTGCGACGACGCCCTGCTCATCAACGCCGCTCGCGGCATGCTCATCGACCAGCAGGCCCTCGCCGACTGGGCCAAGGCACACCCCCACGCCCGTGTCATCCTCGACGTCCTCGACCCCGAACCGCCCGCGCCCGACGAACCGCTCCGCACCCTGCCCAACGTGCGTATCCTGCCCCACCTAGCCTCGCGCACCGACACCGCCATGGACAACATGTCGTGGGTGGTGCATGACGTATGGGCCGTGCTCGAGGGCCGTGAACCAACCTACTCCGCGCTGCCCGACTGA
- a CDS encoding 4Fe-4S dicluster domain-containing protein codes for MPHIIAEPCVSTKDTACIAVCPVDCIHPTPDEDDFEGAQQLFIDPDTCIDCGLCVDECPVKAIFPEEDLPEEWAAFVEKNAQYYA; via the coding sequence ATGCCACATATCATCGCTGAACCCTGTGTCTCCACCAAGGACACCGCGTGCATTGCCGTCTGCCCCGTCGACTGCATCCACCCCACACCCGACGAGGACGACTTCGAGGGCGCGCAGCAGCTGTTCATCGACCCCGACACCTGCATCGACTGCGGCCTCTGCGTCGACGAGTGCCCCGTCAAGGCGATCTTCCCCGAAGAAGACCTGCCCGAAGAATGGGCCGCCTTCGTCGAGAAGAACGCCCAGTACTACGCCTGA
- a CDS encoding DNA-methyltransferase, giving the protein MTQMRSSGVMPRNHLAHADCLEAMASWPEDVIDLIFADPPYNIGFDYDGHYHDKLTDDEYVDWTCRWIDACARLLKPTGSFYVLIGDEYAAECRVHLKKLQREGQLLFRNWIVWHYTFGQRCKVKFNRSHAHLFYCVGSASVGRQGKPRADLARRRSFTFNHEAIAVPSARQTTYKDKRANPAGKLPDDTWYLKNYPDTANWYVRPQEASEDAGGGYFEPDLDTWYQSRLCGTFKERRGWHPCQLPEALLERIVKVSSNPGDLVFDPFVGSGTTLAVARRLGRDYLGCEQSEAYAEQALERIEGEAVTTA; this is encoded by the coding sequence ATGACTCAAATGCGTTCGAGCGGTGTGATGCCGCGTAATCACCTGGCTCATGCGGACTGTCTGGAGGCGATGGCGTCGTGGCCCGAGGATGTGATCGACCTGATCTTCGCGGACCCGCCTTACAACATCGGGTTTGATTACGACGGGCACTATCACGACAAGCTGACGGACGATGAATACGTGGACTGGACCTGTCGCTGGATCGATGCCTGCGCACGGCTCCTGAAGCCGACGGGCAGCTTCTACGTGCTGATCGGCGACGAGTATGCGGCGGAGTGCCGCGTGCACCTCAAGAAGCTCCAGCGCGAGGGGCAGCTGCTGTTTCGCAACTGGATTGTCTGGCATTACACGTTCGGACAACGCTGCAAGGTAAAGTTCAACCGCAGCCACGCGCACCTGTTCTACTGCGTCGGCTCGGCGTCGGTCGGGCGTCAGGGCAAGCCGCGGGCGGACCTGGCCAGGCGTCGGTCGTTCACGTTCAATCACGAGGCGATCGCGGTGCCCTCGGCGCGTCAGACGACCTACAAGGACAAGCGGGCCAATCCGGCGGGCAAGCTGCCCGACGACACGTGGTACCTCAAGAACTACCCCGACACCGCGAACTGGTACGTGCGTCCGCAGGAGGCGTCGGAGGATGCGGGGGGCGGCTACTTCGAGCCGGACCTCGACACGTGGTATCAGTCGCGGCTCTGCGGGACGTTCAAGGAGCGTCGGGGCTGGCACCCGTGCCAGCTGCCCGAGGCGCTGCTGGAGCGGATCGTGAAGGTGTCGTCGAATCCGGGGGACCTGGTCTTCGACCCGTTCGTGGGATCGGGGACGACGCTGGCGGTGGCCCGGCGTCTGGGGCGGGATTATCTCGGCTGCGAGCAGAGCGAGGCGTACGCGGAGCAGGCGCTGGAGCGGATCGAGGGTGAGGCCGTCACGACGGCGTGA
- the secG gene encoding preprotein translocase subunit SecG, translating to MLVLAALTTSILMVLFLVVGVTMTLVVLVQRPKGGGLAGAFGGASTDAAAVFGASIGDVLTWITVGFFVVWILLAMGMQWSIAAEVHSIPQPPAVQTPAEPATPAPATTAPAPEPGTTQGTPTE from the coding sequence ATGCTCGTACTGGCCGCTCTGACCACATCCATCCTGATGGTCTTGTTCCTTGTCGTTGGCGTCACCATGACCCTCGTGGTCCTGGTCCAGCGGCCGAAGGGTGGCGGCCTGGCCGGCGCGTTTGGTGGCGCTTCGACGGACGCGGCGGCGGTCTTCGGCGCCTCGATCGGCGACGTGCTGACGTGGATCACAGTCGGCTTCTTCGTCGTCTGGATCCTGCTGGCGATGGGCATGCAGTGGTCGATCGCGGCGGAGGTCCACTCGATCCCCCAGCCCCCTGCTGTCCAGACACCTGCTGAGCCCGCGACGCCCGCACCGGCGACCACGGCACCGGCACCTGAGCCCGGGACAACGCAGGGCACCCCGACCGAGTAA